A DNA window from Engraulis encrasicolus isolate BLACKSEA-1 chromosome 3, IST_EnEncr_1.0, whole genome shotgun sequence contains the following coding sequences:
- the LOC134445679 gene encoding tripartite motif-containing protein 29-like codes for MASVSSQEEESFSCPVCLELLRDPVTILCGHNFCMSCPLCKHSFDSRPVLHKNPLIAEMVEKFRKTSIQAAVPARCYAGPGDVVCDVCTGRKLKAVKSCLECLKSYCDTHLNAHNELVDRNHNMIEATVQLQERICSHHNKVFEIFCRTDQSCICLLCTMDNHKGHDTVTARAEWSQKKEGLGQSQRRCQQIIQLKETELQELRKAVETLKSCTQTAVEESERMFNDMIRSIERRRSEVTELIRAQEKAEVNRAEGLLKLLEQEIADLKRTDAEMKQLSLTQDLIHFLKCCDQKDLQPKPLL; via the exons ATGGCATCAGTGTCTTCTCAAGAGGAAGAGTCCTTCAGTTGTCCAGTCTGTCTGGAGCTGTTGAGGGATCCAGTGACTATTCTCTGTGGACATAATTTTTGTATGAG CTGTCCCCTCTGCAAGCACAGCTTCGACTCCAGGCCTGTACTTCACAAAAACCCTCTAATTGCTGAAATGGTAGAGAAGTTTAGGAAGACCAGCATCCAAGCTGCTGTTCCTGCTCGCtgttatgctggacctggagatgtggtgtgtgatgtctgcactgggagaaaactcaaagctgtcaagtcctgtctggagtgtctgaagtcgtacTGTGACACTCACCTAAATGCTCACAATGAACTTGTTGATAGAAATCACAACATGATTGAGGCCACGGTCCAACTACAGGAGAGGATCTGTTCCCATCATAAcaaggtttttgaaatattctgtcgcACTGACCAGAGTTGTATCTGTCTTCTTTGTACGATGGACAATCATAAAGGTCATGACACAGTCACGGCCAGGGCAGAATGGAGTCAGAAAAAG gaggggttggggcagagccagaggagatgtcagcagataatccagttgaaggagacggagctgcaggagctgaggaaggctgtggagactctcaag TCTTGtacacagacagcagtggaggagagtgagaggatgtttaatgatatgatccgctccattgagagaaggcgctctgaggtgacagagctgatcagagctcaggagaaggctgaggtgaatcgtgctgaaggactcctgaagctactggagcaggagattgctgatctgaagaggacagatgctgagatgaagcagctttcactgacacaggatctcatccatttcctcaag TGCTGTGACCAGAAGGACCTTCAGCCAAAGCCACTTCTTTGA